In Bradyrhizobium sp. 200, the sequence CGCTAGCTGGACGATGCCTGGCACGGCATTGAGGGGTAATCTTTGGAAAAGCCGGACCGCGCCGACTGGGAGACCACGATGACGTCCCAACTTGAGCAAGGCCTGCAGACGATTGCAGTGGCTGCCATACCTGTTTCCCTATCGGGAATCGCCGGATCTTGGAAATCCAGATCGCCACCCGGCGGGCGCCGGCCATGCGACAGCCACAGTCGGCCCCCCGCGATCAACTGCTGCTCCAGCGCGTTTTTTTTTGCTGATGATGGCCGAGCGCAACGGCGGCATAGAGGAGACCGAAAGCCTGCGCGCGCTCGATAGGCCGCCGCTGTCGCTAAAGCCCTTTTGAGTGAACGGATGTCACTGAGCCGACGGCGCCTTTGTCGTAGAGATCCTTCAATTGCCGGGCGCCGTAGCCGAGCTCTTTGAGGATTTCTTCCGTCTGCGCCCCGAGCTTCTGCGGCGGCAAACGTACTTCCGGCACCTCGCCGTCATAAACCACGGGATGGCTGACGAGGGTAATCGGCGCCCCGGTTGCCCCTTTCACGACCTGGAAGCTCTTGTTGTGAATCACCTGCGGGTCGACGACGACGTCGGAATAGTCGTTGATGCGGGCGTGCCAGATTCCGCCGGCCTCAAGCAGCGCAAGGCATTCCGATGTCGTGCGCTTGGCGATGTTGGCCGCAATTGCTGCCGATGCGTGATCGCGCCGTCGATAAGCTTCGGTGTCGGGAACGCGCTGATCGGGGGGAATTGAAAGCACATCTGCCAACACTTCGAGTGATCCGAGCGAGATCGCGATGTGCCCGTCGCCGGTAGCATAGATGCCGTAAGGTGCGCCATAATACCATCCTGCGATTGGACCCGGCTGGCGCACGTCGTTTGGTCTTTGCCCGTTGAGATAGCAGGTGAAGGACTCCATTTGAAGGTCGAGCGCTGCAGACAGCAGGCTGACGTCGACCCGACACCCCTGCCCCGTGCGCGCTTTTCTCACCAATGCGGCCAGGATGCCAGCCGCAAAGAGAACGGCGCCGTGATGATCAACTGCCGAAACACCCACGGCGCGAGGGCCGTGCTCGCGGCTTCCCGTGATGGTAGCAAGCCCCGCCAGAGCTTGAACCAAGAGGTCCTGGCCGGGTCGGTTGACGTACGGCCCGTCCCGGCCATATCCGGATGCTGCGGCATAGATGATGTCGGACTTAATGTTCCTGGCGTCCTCATATCCAAGCCCAAGCTTGTCGAGCACGCCAGGCCGGAAGTTCTCAGTGACGACGTCCGCAGTTGCGATCAGTTTTTTCGCAACGACAACCGCATCCGGCTTTTTGAGATCGAGCGTCAGACTCCGCTTGTTGCGATTGCCGGTCAGAAGCAGCATGGATTGACCATCCACCTGCTTGTCCGCCCCACCCCATTTCCGCTGGAAGGCGCCGTCAGGCGGCTCCACAGCGATCACGTCCGCGCCAAGGTCCGCGAGAAATTGCACACCCATAGGGCCCATCAGGAAGTGGTTGAAGCTGAGGACCCGAACGCCCTTGAGAAGATCGGCCATAACTGTTCTTGCTTGGCTCTCTTTAATTATCTCGCGCCAATGTCGGGGACATTCTGTCCTGTTCGAACTTTATGAAATCGTTTTCAGGTTTAGCACCCCGATTGGCGGCGTCAAGCCGGTTAAGCGCCGCACATTCCGAGCATGGCCGCCGGCGCGCTCTGCTTGATGTGGCTTGGACGCGCACATACTGTTCAATGGGAGCCACGGATCTCCTGCACACTCGCTTGAGATAGCAATCCTCCAGGTAGGTGGTTCACCTCGAACGGATGTTAACAGCCCGTTATGGGCCAATCCGAGCAGATCAGATGGACAAGAAATCGATCGCCGATCCCAGAGGCCGATCGCAGCCCAGGGTGAAGATCGAGGACGTCGCGAGAGAGGCGAACGTATCTCCGGCGACCGTGTCGCGGGTTATAAATCATCCAGAAATTGTCAGGCCCGAACTGCGCGACAAAGTGATGCGCCACATCGCCAATCTCTCCTATACGCCGGACAGCGCGGCCCGGGCATTAAAATCGGGACGCATGCGGACGATCGGCGCGATTGTTCCGACGCTAGCCCTTGGCATCTTTGCCGAAGGCGTGGAGGCCCTGCAGAACCGCCTAAGCGAAAGCGGCTACACGTTATTCATTGCCAATTCGCAGTATGATCAACGCCGCGAGTTGCAGGAGATGCAGAACCTCATCGAGCGTGGCATCGACGGGATCGTGCTGGTGGGCGGCTCGCATGGTCGAGAATTGAGAGCTCTGGTAGAGCAAACTGGTGTCCCCGTCATAACAACTTACATTTCTAAGGCGGTTGGCGGCATTCCCGCCATTGGCATCGACAACGAACGTGCCACGCGCGAAATGACTGAATTTCTTCTCAGCCTCGGACACGTTCGCTTCGGTGCAATTGCCAACATTTCGCCATCGAATGACCGTTCGCGCGCGCGACTCGATGGCATTCAGCGCGCTCTCGCTGAAGCCGGTATCCGGCTCCAGTCAACTCAAGTCATCAGGGCCGACTACTCGCTCGCGCAAGGACGAAGCGCGCTTCGCCAACTGCTGACCGACCATCCGGACACGACCGCCGTGATCTGCACGACCGACACGCTGGCCATCGGCGCGATGTCCGAAGCCCGCAAGATGGGTTTGAGCGTGCCGCAGGCGCTTTCAATTACCGGCTTTGACGACGTGGAACTGTCGGCACAGGTGGATCCGCCGCTTACGACAATTAGTATTCCCGCTGCTGAAATCGGCCGCGGCGCAGCCGACTATCTCATCAATGCGATCGCGGGAAGGCCCGTCCCCAAGAGCGTCCTGTTGCCCTACCGGCTGGTGATGCGCTCGTCCACCGCCTCACCACGAACAGCCAAACGCCTGCCGAGGCGGCCACCATGAAGCCTCGCAAGCTAAGCTGGCATGCAGCACGGCTGTTCGCGAAAACGGTTTCAGTGTATATGACGCTGATCCGAAACTTGCAAAGGGTGCTACGTTGAACGCCGAGCCTGACCTCATTCTTTGCTCGTCTCCTTTGCCCCATGTGGTCCTTTTGGCGTTAAATAGGGCATCCAAACGAAACGCGCTGAGCAATGATTTGATCGCGGAGCTCGGGGCCTGCTTCCGCAAGGCCGCACTCGATGATGAGGTCCGTTGCGTCGTCCTTACTGGCGGCGATGCATTCTTTTCCGCCGGCGCCGATATCAAGGAAATGCGGCAACGAGGGTTCGAAGCCATCGACAATTACGCGCGACGTTCTGCATGGCGGGACGTTGCCAATTTCCCTAAGCCACTTGTTGCCGCGGTTGAGGGGATTTGTTTTGGCGGCGGTCACGAGCTCGCGCTGCTGGCCGACATCGTGATCGCCGGTGAAGGCGCCACCTTCGCGCAACCGGAGATCAATATTGGGATATTGCCAGGCGACGGAGCAACCCAGCGATTGACCCGCGTGGCCGGCAAATCGCTTGCGATGCTCATGATCCTGACCGGAGAACCCATCTCTGCGCGCGCAGCCCTTCAGGCTGGGATTGTTGCCGAGGTCACGGCTGACGGCAAGGCGCAGAGCCGCGCCCTCGAAATAGCCGAAATTGTTGCGCACAAGCCGCCGCGTTCCACGGAGCTGGCTAAAGCGGCTGTACTCGCCGCCTACCAAACGCCGCTTGATGTCGGTCTAGAGTTTGAACGACAATCCATCAGGCACGCATTCACGACGTCTGATCAGCAAGAGGGAATGAACGCCTTTTTTGAGAAGCGGTCGCCTAATTATCGGGGGACTTAGAAGACAGAAGATCATCCGAGCTCTGCGCCGGCGGAAACAACAATTGGACTCTCGCTTCCGAAATCGTGCTCCGGAGAACTTCCATCAACTCGCCGAACTCGGCGGAATGTCGTTGTACACCGCAAAGCCGGCGAATGACCGCGGAGGACATCCCACTTCGCTCGGCCAGCTGACCGACCAGTTCAGAATGCCCCTGGACGGCCCGCAGTTTGCGTCCCGATGATCCTTGATGGGCCATTGTGCCGGCCAGGAAGTTTGCCTTGGTGCACATCCCTCCAAATTCCCAAGCATTCCCGAACGCTACCGCCCAGATTCCTGAGCGGCGCCGCCCTGCATCGTTACTAGCGGTAAGCGCCGTCTGGCTTTCGCAACCGATGTTCAACCCCGGTAAGCCCGCCCGCCTCGACGCATATTCTATGAGAGCTGTATCACGGTCTTCTTGCTGGAGTGATCCATGCACTCTTCTACAAAAGACCTATTGTTCTTCGGGTAGAGACGCGGGTTTCGTACCAAGACACACGGTTAATAACGACTCCTCAGTGCGGCGGTTGTGACATCGCGATCGATGCCGAGCACCTCAACGGCACCGATTATCTGCAGCTCGCCTGCTCCTCCCTACGATCCAATCGCTTCGAAGCCGGAGCGGATTGCGCCCACCGGGGAGCGTTAGGCCGACCCTGCAACCCGTCGGTCAAGCCGCAGAGCTTTCGTTATAGTCAGGCGCATGTCCTTCTTGAGGCTGATTGCGTCATCCGCACTCACGCGGACCGCATACGGTGCACCGGGCCGATGATCTTGTAACCAATCACCGCGACATCGCAGGCAGGCCATCGTGAAGATTTTCGCCTTGCCGCCGCTGCCGCTGCCGCTGCGGACGTTCAATTCGTGACACCTATTTGGCAAAGCGTGTCGTGCCTCAGCTAACGTGTCGCAGATCCAACAGTTCGGACCGCGGCCGAATGATCAAAACGCGCGCATTTCAAAACCCGCAGCGAATATGCCCGCACGAGCACGCCGCCTGAGACGCTGGCACGGGCCTTGCTAAAACGCGAGTAGAACGACGTGCTTCGCGCCGCGCCGGCGGAATACATCTGCGTCAGGGGTCGGACTCGGGACGCGGGAGTCTTGGTTGAGCACGACACACGCAGTGTCGAATGAACTGTCGTCTTTGAAGGATAAATAGCATGTCTGGTGTGGCTGGCGCTTTTCTGTTGCCTTCAAGTCACTCCCAGCAGACGGTTTATGATCGGCTCAAGCATATGGTTCCGAAACTTGCACTTCGTGGGCAGGCGGGGTTCGGTCTTGCCGCCTACATGCATGGAAAGCGCGTTCAATATACAAGGTCGTCTCAGTCGCCAAGCGAATTGATAAACTTTGACTATAATGAACAGTATGCGAATTTCAGGCCTCGCGCAGCGATTGCACACATTAGTAGTCCGTCTAGTGGCTCTGCACAGTGATTATGACTCTTTGGAAGTAGTTGGATAGGCACGGCCCATTTTGGCGCGGGCCTTGTCTGTTGTGAACATCCATTTGATGCGTGAGCGGGCGGCATTTCGCTTGCGTTCCCAGGCGGCGATTTCGCGGCGCAGCCGCTTGGGATCGTCGATCCTGCGATCCAGGCATTGGCCGCGCAGGACGCCGATCTCGATCTCAACCATGTTGAGCCAGCTTGCGTGCTTGGGGGTGTAGTGGAACTCGAGCCGTCGCAAAATCCGCCTGGCTTCGGCGGGAGGAAACGCCTGGTACAGGGCGCCGGCAGAATGGGTCGATAAATTGTCCTGAATGACCCGGATGGCCTCCGCATCGGGATAATGGATATCGACGAGATCGCGCATGCATCGGGCATAGTCTTCCGCCGCTCGCCGTTCGGTGACTTTGACCTTGCGCCAGGGACGATGCACGTCGAGGAAAACGAAGAGATTGACCGTGCCATTGCGACGATACTCGTAATCGTAACGTTCGAGCCGACCCGGCCTGGCCGGGATGGGCTGACGCGCCTCGCCGATGAGCTGCACCGGGCTTTCGTCGAAGCACACCACCGGCCGCTTGGGATCGGGCACCTCGGCGTAGAGATCAAGCACGTCCTCCATGCGGGCGACGTATTCGCCGTCGACCTGCGGAATGCACCACATGTCCTTGCGCCAGGGCTTGAGGCCATTCTCGGCCAGGCGCCGCCGAACGGTCTCGTGCGACAGGCTCCTGTGTTCGGTGAGCTTGACCATCGCACCTGCCAGCAGATCGAGCGTCCAGCGGGCGCGGCCTTCCGGGGGACTGGCGCAGGCCGTCGCCACCAGCAGGGCTTCTTCCTTGACCGTGAGCTTGCGTTCCGCCCCGGGACGCGGGTCGTCGCTCAGCGCCCGCTCCAGATTGCCTTCCACGAAGCGGCGCTTGATCCGGTACACGGTCGAGCCGCCCACGCCGACGCTCCGTGCGATCTCCTCGTCGCCGGCACCGGCATCGGCGGCCAGCAAGATCTGTGCTCGCTTGAGCTTGCGCGATGCATGCTTGCCGCCGCTGAGCAGCGCCCTGAGTTCCGTGCGCTCGATTTGGCTGAGGTCGACCCGATAGCGTACATTCATGGCGTGCCTCCGTGTTCGAAGCACGCACAAACAACTGAATCGGATGGCCGGCGTGAGTCCTTCGGCAAAAGCCTTCACGCCCAGGCAGGGGCAGTATCTGGCGTATATCCACCTCTACACGCGCCTCCACCGCCGGCCTCCCGCCGAAGCCGACATGCAGAAATACTTCCGCGTCAGCCCGCCTTCGGTTCACCAGATGGTGCTGACGCTCGAACGACAAGGCTTCATCAGACGCCAGCCGGCGACCGCACGCAGCATCGAATTGCTCGTAGATCCCAAATGCCTGCCGGAGCTAGAACCGCAAGTCTAACCGGTCATAATCACTGTGCAGGGGTACTAGGAGGGAACAGGACGAGAGCGACGTTCAACCTGCTAACAACGATAAAGCCGGTTTCCGCCATTTGGCTATTTCCCTAGACGGCGCCTTGGTCAACGCTGATGAACTTAGAGAAGAATTGCTCGTCCAAGGGCATCGCTTTGACAGCGAAACGGATGCCGAGCTCTTGCTCAAACTGATTGAGCGCACTTGTGAAGATGATTATTGGCGGCATGGTCTTCCGGTGAATCAGGAAAGACTGTTTCGAGAGATCGATAACCGTATCGATGGCGCCGTCAGCGCACTGTTGTTGGATGGTGAAGGGAATCTGATCGCTTTCCGCAACCGATATGGTCTGCGCCCCCTAGAATTCATGCAAACCGATGACGGCTTTTTGCTTTTTGCTTCGGAAAACTGTGCTTTTGCCGGACTCCAAGGCAAGGCAGAAGAAATTTTGCCGGGCCACATCAAGTATGTGAACGGAAAAACGGGAGTATGTCTTGATCACTCTCTGTGCGATGCTCGACATAACACCAGGCTGTGCGCCTATGAAACGCTTTACCTGGGAAGCCCCAACACGTCGAAACGCCAATCTAATCTCGAAACCCGTTACAATATCGGGGTTGCCCTTGGTACAATTATTGCGCCAAGACTGGCAGCAGAATTGGGGTCCGCCCCTGTTATCGTTTCTTCTATGCCGCGAACTGGAGGGCCGTATGCTGATGGTCTGTTTGCATCACTGGCCGAAGGCGGCGCCATCGTCCAACGTCACGAACTCATCGCAACACAACTTTCTCAACGGACGCTTATAGGTTTCGTTGGCGAGCGCAAATCTCTTATTGCCCAAAAATACCGCGTCGCAGAGAAGGACGTTACCGACAGCACCATAATCATGGCCGATGAAGCCCTCATTCGCGGCGATACAAGTCGGGCTGTCACGAATATGCTCCTTGCCGCCGGGGCCAAGGCTGTGCATTGGGCAATCGGTTCACCGCCCATAGTGGCCCCAAATTACTACGGCATGGGTATCGACACCATGGATGAGTTGGCGTTCTGGCAAACATGGAAGACCCTGCCACCCGAACAGCGCAAGCAAAGCCTGCGTTTTCATAACATCGAACCGCAAATGCTCAGGATCATCGAAAGCACAATTGCTGTATCCATCAATGCTGCGGCGATCACTTATCTACCCTTCCAAGTTCTCGTATCCTTGCTTCCGCAGGGGCATGATGGAATCGATTTGTCGCCGTTTACGTTTGAGATGCCAACCCCAGCGGGGCAAAAGCGCGCGAATAAGAATTTGAACAAGTTAATCGCCGATCTTTCCTTCCCAGAATCCGCCGTTGCCTGAGGTCATCATGAAACCTACTCTAGTATTTGATTGGAATGGCACGCTGCTCGATGACGCCGATGCGTTGCTGAAAGCGATCAATGCCATTCTAGGGCGCTTCGGTCGCCCTGATATCGATATGCCAACTTTTCGGGAACAGTGCGAGCTCCCGCTGTCTGTCCTTTACCGCAGTGTCGGAATGTCGGAAGGTGAAGCCGCAATCGTGGATAGCGATGGCAGCGCTATTTTTCACGACACCTACGAACCGCTGGCGAGCAAGGCCGATTTGCGCAAAGGCGCGCGCTGCATTTTAGAAGCGGCACGTCAACAGGCGGTCTCAACGATCGTTCTCAGTAGCTATATAGTCGATCCTCTTCGTTCCCAAATCCGCAGGCTTGGAATCGACGATTGCGTCAAGGAGGTTCTGGCCTTCGAAAGCCGCGCCACTCAATTTAAAAGCATGAGCAAAGGCGAACGGCTTCGCCTGTATATGCAAGCAAATAATCTGAAGCCCGAGTCAACCTTTATCATCGGCGACATGCCGGTTGAAACGGACATTGCACGCGACCTCGGGCTTATCAGCGTATCCATTACCGGCGGATTTGTTTCCGAGTCGCGTTTGCAGGCTGCACAGCCGGATTACATCATTCATGACCATCATGAGCTGCTGCCAATCTTGCAAAGGCACGGCTTTTTTCGAAACGCATAGGACCATGACCTGAAACTCCGCTGATAACCGCCCTCCTACGACGGCGGGACAAAGGATCGGCCTTCGGCGCAGGACGCTATCGGAACTGACATGGATCGACGTGGAAGCCTATGAACGGGCTTCCTTGCTAAATTGGCGCGGCATGTAGATGCTTTGTACGCATCCGGCGTAGGCCACAGGCCGATTGGATTAGTCGGCCAGCGCTTGAGCCAAGTCGGATGTTCTTTGTGCATCCGGACGAGCTCGATCAGGTTTTCGTTTCCGAAGTCGGTGAATGCCATGACGCCGTGTTCGCCGGCGCCATAGACCCAGATGACGCCGTCCTCGGGATTTGGCCGCTCCGGCCCTTGAAACCGGGAGGCCTATTTAGGAAATAGTCTCGGTTGCCAAACGCTTTATCGGCATATTGAACGGTCGAAGGGATGATCGCTTGGACATGCTGGTGGCAGGCTCGAAGGGTGGCCGGGTACTGCTGGTGCGGTGGCGCGGCGACGAGCTTTGGATGTTTCCTGGCGGATGCCGGCGCGGCCGCGAAGCGGCGGAGCAGTGCCTCTGGCGCGAGATCAAATCTCCATGCGGTATGTGGCGTCGCAGGATTTAGGCCAGCGCGAGGCGGCGAGTTGTCGTGCGTTTCGTGTGCAACGTCGTGTTCGCAACATGTTGGCGGATACCAAACAAGTGCGGGTTGGCTTTAGGAAGAGAAAGCACGCGCCACGCTTCGTTTTGCGTTCAGTTGCCCGCGCAGCGGTCCGTGCGCGGGAGCATCAGGCAATTGGCCCGGCTTTTGCTCCCCTGCTTGCCACGGCATGCGGCTCCCCTGCTTTGTCGGGATCGTCCGCTGCAGAATGAGGATCTCTATGCGACCAAAGGTGATGCCATGAAGAATTGGAGTTCCGTGACGACCAAGGTGCTAAGCACGGCCACTGTTGCAATGGCCTTGATGACGCGCACCGCGCTGGCGAACGAATACAACACGGATAATAGCAGCAATGCTAGCCTGCGGTACGTTCCTGAAAACAGGATCGTCCTTGCCCAGACCACGCTCACCTCGGAACGACCGACAAGCTTCACGCTTCAGAACGGGATGCAGGTGGTGGTGATCCCGGATCACCGCACACCCGTCGTGACGCAGATGATCTGGTACAAGGTGGGCTCCGCCGACGAGACGCCCGGCAAATCGGGGCTTGCGCATTTCCTCGAACACCTGATGTTCAAGGGCACCGCCAAGCATCCGCCCGGCGAATTCTCCCAGACCGTTCTGCGCGTCGGCGGCAACCAGAACGCCTTCACCTCGATGGACTACACCAGCTATTTCCAGAGTGTGCCGCGCGAGCAGCTGACGAAGATGATGGAACTCGAGGCTGACCGGATGACCGGTCTCATTCTCCAAGATGAGAACGTGCTGTCCGAGCGCGACGTCGTGCTCGAAGAGTTCAACATGCGCGTCGCCAACAATCCCGATGCGCGGCTCGACGAGCAGATGATGGCGGCGCTTTACCTCAACCACCCCTACGGCCGCCCCATTATCGGCTGGCGGCAGGAGATCGAAAAGCTCGACCGCGAAGATGGGCTCGCGTTCTACAAGCGCTTCTACGCGCCCAACAATGCGATCCTGATCATCGCGGGCGACGTCGATCCCAAGGAAATCCGCCCGATGGTGGAGAAGAACTTTGGCGACATCCCCGCGCAGCCCTCGATCCCTGCAAAACGCCTGCGGCCACAGGAGCCGACGCCGGCGGCGCCGCGCACCGTGACCCTGTCCGATCCGCGCGTCGAGCAGCCGGCTTTGCGCCGCTACTATCTGGTGCCGTCGGCTCACACCGCGGCCGCGGGCGAGAGTCCTGCGCTTGACGTGCTCGCGCAATTGATGGGCGGGGGCAGCAACTCCTATCTCTATCGCACGCTGGTGATCGACAAGCAGCTCGTGATCAGCACGGACGCAAGCTACCAAGGCACCTCGCTCGATCCCTCGCAGTTCATGATCTCCGCCACGCCGAAGCCCGGCGTCGAGTTCACGCAGATCGAGGATGCCATCGACAAGGTGATCGCCGACCTCGCGCAAAATCCCGCGCGCGCCGAGGATCTCGAGCGCGTCAAGACTCGGCTGATTGCGGGAGCAATCTACGCCCAGGATGACCAGACGACGCTTGCATTCTGGTATGGCGACGCGCTCACCACTGGGCTCAGCGTTGACGATATCCGAAGCTGGCCGGACCGCATCCGCGCGGTCACCGCCGAGCAGGTGCGCGAAGCCGCGCAAGCATTGCTCGACAAGAAACGCTCGGTGACCGGCTATCTGATCAAGGATGCCGCGCCCAAACGCGAGGAGAAGCGCTCATGACCTATTCCTTCACACGGCGTGCGGCCCTCATCGGCGGAGCTTCGCTTGCAATCGCGATGCTCGCCTCGGCACCTTCGCAGGCCGCCCCCAAGATCCAGCGCCTGGTCTCGCCCGGCGGCATCGAAGCCTGGTTCGTGCAGGACGCCACCGTCCCGCTGATCGCGATGGAATATGCCTTCGGCGGCGGAGCGACCCAGGACCCCACCGACAAGCCCGGCGTTGGCCACTTGACGGCCAGCCTGCTCGACGAAGGCTCCGGCGACCTCGACTCGAAGACCTATCACGAGCGGCTCGATCGCCGCGCCATCGAGCTGAGCTTTACCTCGACCCGCGACCAATTCCGCGGTTCCTTGCGCATGCTCAAGGACAACAAGGATGAGGCCTTTGACCTCCTGCGGATGGCGCTGACCTCGCCGCGTTTCGATGCGCCCGACGTCGTACGCATCCGCGCGCAGGTGCTCTCGAGCTTGCGGCGTGAGTCCACCAACCCGAGTTCGCTCGCCAATCGCAAGTTCCTCGAAGTCGCCTTCAACGGCCATCCTTACGGGCGGCAATCCCAGGGCACGCTGGACAGCGTGCCGAGAATCGAGATCGCCGATCTCAAGGACTATGTCCGCCGCGTGATCGCGAAGGACACACTCAAGATTGCGGTGGTCGGTGACGTCGATCCCGAGACCCTCGGCAAGCTGCTTGACAAGACCTTTGGCAGCCTGCCGGCCAAGGCGCAGTTGACAGAGGTGCCCGACGTGCTCGCGGCAAAGCCGCCGCAGCGCGTCTGCATTCCGCTCGACGTGCCGCAGACGGTCGTGACCTTCGGCGGTCCCGGCGTCCGCCGCAGCGAGCCGGATTTCATGGCGGCCTACGTCGTCAACCAGATCCTTGGCGGCCGCGGTCTGTCATCGCGGCTCTACCGCGAAGTCCGCGAGAAGCGCGGGCTTGCTTATTCCGTCTATGAGAAGCTCTTGTGGATGGATCATTCCGCCCTGTTCGTCGGCAATACCGGCACCCGCGCCGATCGCGCCGGCGAGACGGTGGAAGAGATCGAGAAGCAGGTCCGCCGGATGGCCGAGGAAGGCCCGACCCAGCAGGAGCTCGACGAGGCCAAGTCGTATCTGAAGGGCTCGCAGATGCTCGCGCTCGATACGTCGTCAAATCTCGCACAGGCGCTGCTGCAGTATCAGCTCGACAAGCTGCCGATCGACTATATCGAGAAGCGCAATGCCCTCGTCGACGCGGTGACGCTGGAGGATGCCAGGAAGGTCGCGCGGCGGCTGTGGGGCCAGGGCCTGCTCACCGTCATTGTCGGCCGCTCCCCGCAGGCCGCAGCCCAGCCAACCACCGCGCCATCGGCCACGACGCAGCCGCCACCGGCGGTACAGCCAGGCGCCGCGCCATCAGCCACAACGCCGGGACCACCCAATTGACCTTTGTGTCGTGAGGTGACATTCGGTGCGCGTTAAGGACAAGCTGTCCCATAGCCGTTATTTGGCCGACATCCGACCTGCCTACATCAAGGGGCGGCCTCACGAGAGCCCGTCAGTGCAGTTAGTCGCTCCTGCTGAAAGCTGTTGCCACGCCGCTACGAGTCGAACACCAAGGCCGTGCCGAGACTACCGCTGACGGTCGCATCGAATGTGGCCCTCACGGGTCCCCGGCGAGCCCCGCCAGCTGGCGTCAGCCACACGGCGGCTACGGCGGCTATTCAAGTTTCGGTGACGATTGGGCAGCTGCGATGGGCCTAACAAGGACCGTCTTTGGTTCGATCCATCTGGCCGCGCACTCCAATCCCGCTCCCCCGTTGCGGCTGGTGAAGCTAAAAAGATGTTCAGCCCAACTTTTCGCCAAAAAGGCTCAATGTCCTTACTAGGGTTTCGGGAGCTGTTTGGCTGCTCTGCTGAACTGCTGGATGGTATGATGGGGAACTTTTGTCATCGTCGCCTGAACCGGAAGCGAAGAGGAGCGAACCGCTACGAATATGTTTGCCAGTCAGCTGCTATCACAACCACCGTGATCGGCATTGTTGGCATGGCCACGTGGCTCCTCAATAAACAGGCGAGGTTGAGAGATTTGGCCGAGCTGAAGCTCCATGATCTTAAGCCCTCTAACCTCTGCTGAGC encodes:
- a CDS encoding HAD hydrolase-like protein → MKPTLVFDWNGTLLDDADALLKAINAILGRFGRPDIDMPTFREQCELPLSVLYRSVGMSEGEAAIVDSDGSAIFHDTYEPLASKADLRKGARCILEAARQQAVSTIVLSSYIVDPLRSQIRRLGIDDCVKEVLAFESRATQFKSMSKGERLRLYMQANNLKPESTFIIGDMPVETDIARDLGLISVSITGGFVSESRLQAAQPDYIIHDHHELLPILQRHGFFRNA
- a CDS encoding pitrilysin family protein, which translates into the protein MTYSFTRRAALIGGASLAIAMLASAPSQAAPKIQRLVSPGGIEAWFVQDATVPLIAMEYAFGGGATQDPTDKPGVGHLTASLLDEGSGDLDSKTYHERLDRRAIELSFTSTRDQFRGSLRMLKDNKDEAFDLLRMALTSPRFDAPDVVRIRAQVLSSLRRESTNPSSLANRKFLEVAFNGHPYGRQSQGTLDSVPRIEIADLKDYVRRVIAKDTLKIAVVGDVDPETLGKLLDKTFGSLPAKAQLTEVPDVLAAKPPQRVCIPLDVPQTVVTFGGPGVRRSEPDFMAAYVVNQILGGRGLSSRLYREVREKRGLAYSVYEKLLWMDHSALFVGNTGTRADRAGETVEEIEKQVRRMAEEGPTQQELDEAKSYLKGSQMLALDTSSNLAQALLQYQLDKLPIDYIEKRNALVDAVTLEDARKVARRLWGQGLLTVIVGRSPQAAAQPTTAPSATTQPPPAVQPGAAPSATTPGPPN
- a CDS encoding enoyl-CoA hydratase-related protein yields the protein MNAEPDLILCSSPLPHVVLLALNRASKRNALSNDLIAELGACFRKAALDDEVRCVVLTGGDAFFSAGADIKEMRQRGFEAIDNYARRSAWRDVANFPKPLVAAVEGICFGGGHELALLADIVIAGEGATFAQPEINIGILPGDGATQRLTRVAGKSLAMLMILTGEPISARAALQAGIVAEVTADGKAQSRALEIAEIVAHKPPRSTELAKAAVLAAYQTPLDVGLEFERQSIRHAFTTSDQQEGMNAFFEKRSPNYRGT
- a CDS encoding LacI family DNA-binding transcriptional regulator, which translates into the protein MDKKSIADPRGRSQPRVKIEDVAREANVSPATVSRVINHPEIVRPELRDKVMRHIANLSYTPDSAARALKSGRMRTIGAIVPTLALGIFAEGVEALQNRLSESGYTLFIANSQYDQRRELQEMQNLIERGIDGIVLVGGSHGRELRALVEQTGVPVITTYISKAVGGIPAIGIDNERATREMTEFLLSLGHVRFGAIANISPSNDRSRARLDGIQRALAEAGIRLQSTQVIRADYSLAQGRSALRQLLTDHPDTTAVICTTDTLAIGAMSEARKMGLSVPQALSITGFDDVELSAQVDPPLTTISIPAAEIGRGAADYLINAIAGRPVPKSVLLPYRLVMRSSTASPRTAKRLPRRPP
- a CDS encoding IS630 family transposase; translation: MNVRYRVDLSQIERTELRALLSGGKHASRKLKRAQILLAADAGAGDEEIARSVGVGGSTVYRIKRRFVEGNLERALSDDPRPGAERKLTVKEEALLVATACASPPEGRARWTLDLLAGAMVKLTEHRSLSHETVRRRLAENGLKPWRKDMWCIPQVDGEYVARMEDVLDLYAEVPDPKRPVVCFDESPVQLIGEARQPIPARPGRLERYDYEYRRNGTVNLFVFLDVHRPWRKVKVTERRAAEDYARCMRDLVDIHYPDAEAIRVIQDNLSTHSAGALYQAFPPAEARRILRRLEFHYTPKHASWLNMVEIEIGVLRGQCLDRRIDDPKRLRREIAAWERKRNAARSRIKWMFTTDKARAKMGRAYPTTSKES
- a CDS encoding CoA transferase translates to MADLLKGVRVLSFNHFLMGPMGVQFLADLGADVIAVEPPDGAFQRKWGGADKQVDGQSMLLLTGNRNKRSLTLDLKKPDAVVVAKKLIATADVVTENFRPGVLDKLGLGYEDARNIKSDIIYAAASGYGRDGPYVNRPGQDLLVQALAGLATITGSREHGPRAVGVSAVDHHGAVLFAAGILAALVRKARTGQGCRVDVSLLSAALDLQMESFTCYLNGQRPNDVRQPGPIAGWYYGAPYGIYATGDGHIAISLGSLEVLADVLSIPPDQRVPDTEAYRRRDHASAAIAANIAKRTTSECLALLEAGGIWHARINDYSDVVVDPQVIHNKSFQVVKGATGAPITLVSHPVVYDGEVPEVRLPPQKLGAQTEEILKELGYGARQLKDLYDKGAVGSVTSVHSKGL
- a CDS encoding pitrilysin family protein, whose product is MQVVVIPDHRTPVVTQMIWYKVGSADETPGKSGLAHFLEHLMFKGTAKHPPGEFSQTVLRVGGNQNAFTSMDYTSYFQSVPREQLTKMMELEADRMTGLILQDENVLSERDVVLEEFNMRVANNPDARLDEQMMAALYLNHPYGRPIIGWRQEIEKLDREDGLAFYKRFYAPNNAILIIAGDVDPKEIRPMVEKNFGDIPAQPSIPAKRLRPQEPTPAAPRTVTLSDPRVEQPALRRYYLVPSAHTAAAGESPALDVLAQLMGGGSNSYLYRTLVIDKQLVISTDASYQGTSLDPSQFMISATPKPGVEFTQIEDAIDKVIADLAQNPARAEDLERVKTRLIAGAIYAQDDQTTLAFWYGDALTTGLSVDDIRSWPDRIRAVTAEQVREAAQALLDKKRSVTGYLIKDAAPKREEKRS